In Trifolium pratense cultivar HEN17-A07 linkage group LG7, ARS_RC_1.1, whole genome shotgun sequence, a genomic segment contains:
- the LOC123897858 gene encoding transcription factor MYB41-like gives MGRSPCCDNKNGLKKGPWTNEEDNMLINYINTHGPGNWRNLPKNAGLQRCGKSCRLRWTNYLRPDIKRGRFSFEEEETIIQLHSVLGNKWSAIAARLPGRTDNEIKNYWNTHIRKRLLRNGIDPVTHTPRLDHLFDISSINILRSALLGGTNPSFLSLLGGAQALMNPELLKLAATATLLNNNNNNMNLVSQNPQQINNVANCTQQLVQSQVYPQDQFQIPTQIHNVNNGLLGNMSCSSSAENSNGYFGEDLISKQYSELFHCLNDVNKNNTGYESVISSTPLSTTPTPTPLNSPSTYVNSNTEEERDTYCSDIFKFEIPEGTLDINDFM, from the exons ATGGGAAGATCACCTTGTTGTGATAATAAAAATGGACTCAAAAAAGGTCCATGGACAAATGAAGAAGATAATATGCTTATCAACTACATTAATACTCATGGACCTGGAAATTGGCGCAACCTTCCCAAAAATGCAG GTCTTCAAAGATGTGGCAAGAGTTGTCGGCTTCGATGGACGAATTACTTGAGACCTGATATCAAGAGAGGAAGATTTTCCTTTGAAGAAGAAGAGACTATCATTCAGCTCCATAGTGTCTTGGGAAACAA GTGGTCGGCTATAGCTGCTAGATTACCGGGAAGAACAgacaatgaaataaaaaattactggAACACCCACATAAGGAAGAGATTGCTTCGGAATGGAATTGACCCCGTTACTCATACTCCACGTCTCGATCATCTATTTGACATATCCTCCATTAATATTCTAAGGTCAGCTTTATTAGGAGGAACCAATCCATCATTTCTGAGCCTATTAGGTGGTGCTCAAGCTTTGATGAATCCAGAATTGTTAAAGCTAGCTGCAACTGCCACACtattaaacaacaacaacaacaacatgaaTTTGGTTTCACAAAATCCACAACAAATTAATAATGTTGCTAATTGTACTCAACAACTAGTGCAAAGTCAAGTTTACCCTCAAGATCAATTTCAAATACCAACTCAAATCCACAATGTGAATAATGGCTTATTAGGAAACATGAGTTGTTCAAGTTCAGCTGAAAATTCAAATGGTTATTTTGGAGAGGATTTGATATCTAAACAATATTCAGAATTGTTTCATTGTCTTAACgatgtaaacaaaaataatacgGGGTATGAATCGGTTATATCGTCCACACCTTTATCCACAACACCAACGCCAACACCATTGAATTCACCATCAACATATGTGAATAGCAACACAGAGGAAGAAAGGGACACATATTGCAGTGACATATTCAAATTTGAGATTCCAGAGGGTACTTTGGACATTAATGATTTCATGTAA
- the LOC123897720 gene encoding uncharacterized GPI-anchored protein At4g28100-like: MLLLLPNPSSVPTPNKFSQQQLTLHSKLQTQSNIQTQHNSKLKMQSLTSFLAYLIFLTSISHFAHSNTVPSYPTPTQSQICKLDLSNELFGGVNDACGNNLDRSRCCPVLAAWLFAAHARRALEISPSPSENSGGDLPMMPDDSQKCVNSLQDSLRDRNIIIPTPNASCDAVLCFCGIRLHQISSLNCPTAFNVSVSPRDRNVSGSHKATPTAAVRDLEKNCRNSSYAGCSKCLAALQKLKVHKKEGESDRERKMYNRDCQLMALTWLLRKNKTAYIPTVSAVLRAIMYSAHPHDIKCSPDQENMPLAVDSIKFVHKSSSHAPSSPFIKLFWAVIIIVSQIILVSL, encoded by the exons ATGCTATTACTATTACCCAATCCAAGTAGTGTACCAACACCAAACAAATTCTCCCAGCAACAACTCACCCTTCATTCCAAACTCCAAACTCAAAGCAACATTCAAACTCAACATAATAGCAAATTAAAAATGCAATCACTAACTTCTTTCCTAGCTTACTTAATTTTCTTAACATCAATATCACACTTTGCACATTCAAACACAGTCCCTTCATATCCTACTCCAACTCAATCCCAAATATGCAAACTAGACCTCTCTAACGAACTCTTTGGTGGCGTCAACGACGCTTGTGGAAACAACCTCGACCGAAGCCGCTGTTGTCCAGTGCTTGCAGCTTGGCTCTTCGCGGCTCACGCGCGAAGAGCACTGGAGATTTCTCCTTCTCCTTCGGAGAATTCTGGCGGTGACCTTCCGATGATGCCAGATGATTCTCAGAAGTGTGTTAATTCACTCCAAGACTCGCTTCGCGATAGAAACATTATAATCCCTACACCAAATGCTAGTTGTGACGCTGTATTGTGCTTCTGTGGAATCAGACTTCATCAGATAAGCTCATTAAATTGTCCTACGGCTTTTAACGTCTCTGTTTCTCCTAGGGATCGCAATGTTTCCGGTTCTCATAAAGCTACTCCTACTGCTGCTGTTCGTGATTTGGAGAAGAATTGCCGGAACTCTTCTTATGCCGGTTGCTCCAAATGTCTTGCTGCCTTACAAAAG TTAAAAGTGCACAAGAAGGAGGGCGAGAGTGACCGGGAAAGGAAAATGTACAACCGCGACTGTCAACTGATGGCACTAACATGGCTATTAAGGAAGAACAAGACGGCATATATACCAACGGTATCGGCGGTTTTACGCGCAATAATGTACAGTGCTCATCCACACGACATAAAATGTAGTCCAGACCAAGAAAACATGCCCTTAGCCGTTGATTCGATCAAATTCGTTCACAAGAGTAGTAGTCATGCACCATCTTCACCGTTCATCAAGTTATTTTGGGcagttattattattgtgtcCCAAATCATTCTTGTGTCTTTATGA
- the LOC123898690 gene encoding equilibrative nucleotide transporter 3-like has translation MANIEPPTRLQGKYAAIVVCFLLGNGCLFSWNSMLTIEDYYIYLFPKYHPSRVLTLVYQPFAVGTLAILSYNEAKVNTRLRNLFGYILFFITTLLVLVINLATSGKGGIGTFIGICAISGAFGVADAHVQGGMVGDLSYMQPEFVQSFFGGLAASGALTSGLRLITKAAFEHSKDGLRKGAILFFAISTFFELLCVLLYAFVFPKIPIVKYYRSIAASEGCKTVSADLAAGGIQTIPKGEEDFAQIQERKGNKQLFLENIDYLLDMFLIFALTLSIFPGFLSEDTGAHSLGTWYALVLIAMYNVWDLIGRYIPLLEFLKLESRKSITVAVLSRFLLVPAFYFTAKYGDQGWMIMLTSFLGLSNGYLTVCVMTSAPKGYKGPEQNALGNLLVLFLLGGIFAGVTLDWLWLIGKGW, from the exons ATGGCCAACATTGAGCCTCCAACGCGTCTACAG GGAAAATATGCTGCAATAGTGGTATGCTTTCTTCTTGGCAATGGATGTCTTTTCTCCTGGAACAGTATGCTCACAATTGAAGATTATTACATTTACTTGTTTCCA AAATATCATCCCTCAAGGGTGCTTACACTTGTATATCAGCCATTTGCAGTTGGGACACTTGCTATTTTGTCTTATAATGAGGCAAAAGTCAATACTAGATTAAGGAatttgtttggatatattctATTTTTCATAACCACTTTGTTGGTTTTAGTA ATTAATTTAGCAACATCAGGTAAAGGAGGAATTGGAACTTTTATTGGTATATGTGCAATTAGTGGTGCCTTTGGAGTTGCAGATGCTCATGTTCAAGGTGGAATGGTGGGAGACTTATCCTACATGCAGCCAGAATTCGTTCAG TCCTTCTTTGGTGGTTTGGCAGCATCTGGTGCATTAACATCTGGTTTAAGGTTAATTACAAAAGCAGCATTTGAGCATTCTAAGGATGGTCTTAGAAAAGGAGCTA TTCTATTCTTTGCCATATCAACATTCTTTGAGCTTTTATGTGTTCTTCTATATGCATTTGTTtttcctaaaataccaattgtGAAGTACTACCGTTCAATAGCAGCATCAGAAGGATGCAAAACTGTTTCAGCTGATCTTGCAGCTGGTGGAATCCAAACTATACCTAAAGGA GAAGAGGACTTTGCACAAATACAAGAGAGGAAGGGAAACAAGCAATTGTTTCTTGAAAACATTGATTATTTACTTGATATGTTCCTAATATTTGCATTGACACTGTCTATTTTCCCTGGATTCCTTTCTGAAGACACTGGAGCACATAGTTTAGGAACTTG GTATGCACTTGTGTTAATTGCAATGTATAATGTGTGGGATCTAATAGGAAGATACATCCCACTCTTGGAGTTCTTGAAATTGGAGTCACGAAAATCGATCACAGTCGCAGTTCTAAGTCGTTTCTTACTTGTTCCGGCTTTTTATTTCACTGCAAAGTATGGTGATCAAGGTTGGATGATAATGTTGACCTCATTCTTGGGCCTATCCAATGGTTACCTCACTGTCTGTGTTATGACTTCTGCACCCAAAGGATATAAG GGGCCAGAACAAAATGCATTGGGAAACCTGTTGGTATTGTTTCTACTTGGAGGTATTTTTGCAGGGGTGACATTAGACTGGTTGTGGTTGATAGGTAAAGGTTGGTGA
- the LOC123898688 gene encoding equilibrative nucleotide transporter 3-like: MVNLEPPTRLEGKYAAIVVCFLLGNGCLFSWNSMLTIEDYYMYLFPKYHPSRVLTLVYQPFAVGTLAILSYNEAKVNTRLRNLFGYTLFFITTLLVLVINLATSGKGGIGTFIGICAISGGFGVADAHVQGGMVGDLSYMQPEFVQSFLGGLAASGALTSGLRLITKAAFDNSKDGLRKGAILFFAISTFFEFLCVLLYAFVFPKIPIVKYYRSIAASEGCKTVSADLAAGGIQTIPQGEEDLAQKQERKGNKQLFLENIDYLLDMFLIYALTLSIFPGFLSEDTGAHSLGTWYALVLIAMYNVWDLIGRYIPLLGFLKLESRKLITVVILCRFLLVPAFYFTAKYGDQGWMIMLTSFLGLSNGYLTVCVMTSAPKGYKGPEQNALGNLLVLFLLGGIFAGVTLDWLWLIGKGW, translated from the exons ATGGTCAACCTTGAACCTCCAACACGTTTAGAG GGAAAATATGCTGCAATAGTGGTTTGCTTTCTTCTTGGCAATGGATGTCTTTTCTCCTGGAACAGTATGCTCACAATAGAAGATTACTACATGTACTTATTTCCA AAATATCACCCCTCAAGAGTGCTTACACTTGTATATCAGCCATTTGCAGTTGGGACACTTGCTATTTTGTCTTATAATGAGGCAAAAGTCAATACTAGATTAAGGAATTTGTTTGGATATACTCTATTTTTCATAACCACTTTGTTGGTGTTAGTA ATTAATTTAGCAACATCAGGTAAAGGAGGAATTGGAACTTTTATTGGTATATGTGCAATTAGTGGTGGTTTTGGAGTTGCAGATGCACATGTTCAAGGTGGAATGGTGGGAGATTTGTCCTACATGCAGCCAGAATTTGTTCAG TCCTTCCTTGGTGGTTTGGCAGCATCTGGTGCATTAACATCTGGTTTAAGGTTAATTACAAAAGCAGCATTTGATAATTCTAAGGATGGTCTTAGAAAAGGAGCTA TTCTATTCTTTGCCATATCAACATTCTTTGAGTTTCTATGTGTTCTTCTCTATGCATTTGTTtttcctaaaataccaattgtGAAGTACTACCGTTCAATAGCAGCATCAGAAGGATGCAAAACTGTTTCAGCTGATCTTGCAGCTGGTGGAATCCAAACTATACCTCAAGGA GAAGAGGACTTGGCACAAAAACAAGAGAGGAAGGGAAACAAGCAATTGTTTCTTGAAAACATTGATTATTTACTTGATATGTTCCTAATATATGCATTGACACTTTCTATTTTCCCTGGATTCCTTTCTGAAGACACTGGAGCACATAGTTTAGGAACCTG GTATGCACTTGTGTTAATTGCAATGTATAATGTGTGGGATCTAATAGGAAGATACATCCCACTCTTGGGGTTCTTGAAATTGGAGTCAAGAAAATTGATCACGGTCGTAATTCTATGTCGTTTCTTACTTGTTCCGGCTTTTTATTTCACTGCAAAGTATGGTGATCAAGGTTGGATGATAATGCTGACATCATTCTTAGGGCTATCGAATGGTTATCTCACTGTCTGCGTTATGACATCTGCACCCAAAGGATATAAG GGGCCAGAACAAAATGCATTGGGAAACCTTTTGGTATTGTTTCTACTTGGAGGTATTTTTGCAGGGGTGACATTAGACTGGTTGTGGTTGATAGGTAAAGGTTGGTGA